One Euphorbia lathyris chromosome 1, ddEupLath1.1, whole genome shotgun sequence DNA segment encodes these proteins:
- the LOC136220720 gene encoding protein BOBBER 2-like has translation MAIISASKTLPFNTTFDYSNPIGIVETLFDFLANESDFLDKDNAEGEIAAVVNAARDKVKKKKVEAKEREAVLRKSRMKDEPMEESDAREPLNSRLVKIVSIEGTVDSVPEERLSNLEKSVQGIADQVAIIIAKMNDDGVVRNLRLNRADDVGMKREKRENLEDYTDYINKKFEQEKERKELLKRDIIEQVRDGLSVPDFQWGGIL, from the exons ATGGCGATTATCTCCGCATCTAAAACATTGCCATTTAACACGACATTCGATTATAGCAATCCGATAGGAATCGTAGAGACGTTGTTCGATTTTCTGGCAAATGAGAGCGACTTCCTCGACAAGGACAACGCGGAGGGGGAGATCGCAGCGGTGGTCAATGCCGCCAGGGATAAAgttaagaagaagaaggtggagGCGAAAGAAAGAGAAGCTGTTCTGAGAAAATCGAGGATGAAGGACGAGCCCATGGAGGAAAGCGACGCCAGAG AGCCTCTCAACAGTCGTTTGGTCAAGATAGTTAGCATTGAGGGAACAGTCGATTCAGTGCCCGAAGAGAGGTTGTCAAACCTCGAAAAATCGGTTCAAGGAATAGCAGATCAGGTAGCCATTATCATAGCTAAGATGAATGACGATGGGGTTGTGAGAAATCTCAGATTAAACAGGGCAGACGACGTCGGGATGAAGAGGGAGAAGAGAGAGAATCTCGAAGATTACACCGACTACATAAACAAGAAGTTTGAGcaggagaaagaaagaaaagagctGCTAAAGAGGGACATCATAGAACAAGTCAGAGATGGGCTCTCAGTTCCAGACTTCCAGTGGGGAGGAATTCTATAA